The following nucleotide sequence is from Chiroxiphia lanceolata isolate bChiLan1 chromosome 29, bChiLan1.pri, whole genome shotgun sequence.
GAGGCCTGGGTGGCCCCTTGGCCGTAgaggcccccagccccagggagcccccAAAGGCGGGGGCTCCGGCGGAGCCCACCACGGCttgctgggggaaggagctgaggatggggcCGGGGAAGGTGACCACCACGGGGGGCGGCTGGATGAAGGCCGTGGAGTCGGGGCACTGGCGGGCGCACAGCTCGTTGCAGCTCTCGGCGAtgggctggggcacagccacGCTGGGCTTGGGCACAGCCACGCTGGCTTTAGGGGGGCACAGCTCGTAGCAGGACATCTTGGCCCGAGGGAGGTGAGGCTGAAAcacagaataacaaaaaaaaaggtgttataAACAAGCAGGAGACccccaggctgagcagtgcCCTATTCCCAGGCCtggcctgcagctgcagggaccaGATGTGTACTGACTCTCCCACAATGGCCACCTCTTGCCCTTTGCCCTGACAGCCCCCTGAGTGCCCTGATCCCCACACCAGAGCCCACCCAATCCCTGCCCAAggccctgtgcccagcctggctgtgcctgtggcagCCAAGGGGCCCTTGGTGCCTGGTGCCAGTGCAGCTGATCCCTGCcagtccctgccaggctgctcccagcacagccgctgccctggcagctgtgGTGGCCAGGGAGGGCCGTGGGCAGGGCCTGCCCCAGGAGGCCCAGAGCCCAGGCACCCACCTGCCCTTGTGCTGAGCAGAGCGAGGCCGCAGCAGTGGATGCAGCCCTGGCCCAGGGCAGCGCTTTTATGGGGGGCCGGGCAGGCGGGGCGGGAGCTGCCCATGCTGGGGGCACGTGGCGCTGGGggcccagcccctgcctcctccctgcctgccacGGGGCTCTTTTGCTGACTGGCTCTCCTGGACAGCCCCAACCCGCTCTCTCAGCCCCTGCAATTACCCCCTGGCACGCTGCCAGCTGCCACCTCAGCCCTCCAATCAGCCCCGCTGGCTCCTCATTTCCTTTCATTCCCCTCAGCACTTCCATCACCTCCCTGCCTCACAGGACACTCCTGCTGACAAAGGCTGACTGTAGGTGCCAGGGCTCTGCCCAAGGCCTTGATCTCGGGGCGCCCACATTCCTTgtctgcagagccccagggcaCAGCGGGGTCCTGGTGCTGACCTTGGCAAAGCCTCCCACACCCCAGTGCCCTCCTGAGGTGCCCTGGGTGTCCATCATCTGCACAGGGGGGACGTTCTCCAATGCCATGTCCAAGGCAGCTCAGAcccccagtgcagcccctgtTGGGCTgatccctgccagccctgctcccttcccagtTGTTCCTGGAGCCGCATTGCAGGGGCAGATCCCACAATGACAGAATGTGCCCAGTGAGAtgggacccacgaggatcatcgagtccaactcctggccctgcacaggcccatccaGAGAGTCACAGCATGTGCCCAAGGATAGACTGCAAAGAGCTGTTGAACTGTGtgaggcttggtgctgtgagcactgccctgctgccaaGTGCCCAGGAGGCAGGAAGGGGCAgcaggctggggcagcaggatgTGCTGGGGTGGCAGCCGGGGGGATGCTGActcagggaggggcaggagcgGCCCAGCCCTGGTGTCATCAGCAGCAGGGAGTGTCCCCTGTGCACATTGGCCCGGCCGGGGCTGAGCCGTGGTGGGGCTGCTATAAAAGGCCTGGCCGGGCCAGGCTGTGCCAAGCTCCTCTGGCCACCTTGTCCTCGGGGAAAAGGGTAAGTGTGGCAGCGCTtgtgctgctggctcctgctgcagccccggcCCCCGGGCCTGGGCCGctgccctctgcagctctgctgccctcacTGCTGCCCTCTTGCAGAGCTCCAGCGCATCCCTGGCCGAGATGTCCTGCTACGAGCTGTGCCCCCCCAAAGCCAGCGTGGCTGTGCCCAAGCCCAGCgtggctgtgccccagcccaTCGCCGAGAGCTGCAACGAGCTGTGCGCCCGCCAGTGCCCCGACTCCACGGCCTTCATCCAGCCGCCCCCCGTGGTGGTCACCTTCCCCGgccccatcctcagctccttcccccagcaaGCCGTGGTGGGCTCCGCCGGAGCCCCCGCCTTTgggggctccctggggctggggggcctcTACGGCCAAGGGGCCACCCAGGCCTCGGGGGGCCTCTGCACCTTTCCCACAGCCTGCGCTGCTCCCGCCTGCAGCCCTTGGCTCCTGCCCCGCTACTCCAGGAAAATCTGGGACACCTGCGGGCCCTGCTAGACCCAGCCCACACCCCACTGACAGCGCTCACCACGCTCCACAACCCACCAGCTGCACAACAGCCCTTGGCCTCCTCCAGCCCGGCACCACCAGCCTGCCTGGCTCTTGCCCACCATCTCTCTCACACTCTCTCCTGACCCTCTCTTCTCAATAAACTTTTCCTGCAGCCAAGTCTTGTCTCCATCCCTATCTTTTCCCTAGTTGGGAAGACCCTGGGTGTGGGGCAGTGCCAAGGGTGGGAGGGCAAAGCTGTTGCTGGGATGCccagggggcactggggggttGCAGTGGTGGGCAGAGGTGTCTGTGGGGCAGCTGCACACAGGGATCCCTGCCCTCCACTCAGCCCTGGCCaggccagccctgccctgctgtgcccactgctgtGCCCTTCAAGGACAGAACACCTGGGGGGCACTGCAGACACTCCCACAAGGACCACACACACTTGCTGAAGGGACAGGCACCAtttgtgctgctggcacagccccagagTGCCTGGAATGTTGCCCCCAGTGCAGAGGAGGCTGCGGGggattccagcagcagcagccaggagagaagggaagggctgAGGAAGGTGGAAGcaggctctgggcagagggctcagggccaggagcagaggcaatgggcagcagctgaaatgcagcCCCAAAGGCCTTGGTCAGAGGCAGGggagccagccctggcacaggctgccctggcacaggctgcaggcTCTGTCCTTGGAGAGCTGGCAAAGCCCTGTGGCCACGGGGCTGGGCACTGGGCTCTGGGTGACCCTGCTggagggggcagcaggaggcCAAGGTGGCCTGGAAAGGCTGTGGGAACAAGGATCCAGGGGGGATTTGTGTCACTGTGTGTTTgtagcagagctgaggggcagcAAATGTGTTGTGTGTGCAGGGGTGAGGGGTCAGCAAAGGGGAATTGGAACTGGAAGGACAAGGAGAAGGTGAAATAAAAGAGACAGAAGGGGACAGTGCAGGTTCATGGGGAGGAGAAAATTCTGGcaaagggaaactgaaaagaTGAGAATGAGAGCAATGAGATGGAGTAGAAGTGGAAGCAATaagtgaaaggaaaagtgatagagaaagacaaggagaaggaggaggagaaggaggaggaggagggggagaaggaggaggtgatGATGAGGGAACATCCAGGATAGGGAATAGTGAAAGGGAAGactctcctctgctttcagttccAAGAACTTTAGCAGAGCCATGCAAACATAAAGGGTTTAGAGCCCTGGCAACCCTTGTCCCTGGCTGGCTCCCAGCTGTGGGGACAGCCCCTCTCTATCCCGGGGAGGCTGGAGGTCTGAAAAAGCCCCCTGGgctctggatccctttccccccatggtgtggggcggcccagttctagttccatttccatctgaggaaccatttccaCAGCTTAAGGTGGATGGGGGGGGACTCCCGCGCCAGGGGTTTCTTCGGGTCCTGAGcttggaggggagaggtgctctcccctcctgccacccaagtggtcccatggcaggcacagagacagcacagcggcgtggagaggaggcaagagagagtttatttttGGGGATGTCACATTTATAGGGTTCGGAGGATTCCCAGGGGAACCAATGACAGGTGGCAGGAAGGGttaacaaccaataggaaggggttaaagGGGCCAATGAGAACAGCTCAGGAGATCTgcccaggacattcctgcaggGGAGAACATTGTCGGGGGGGGggcttgggaagaagaaagcaggagCCGGCAAAGAGACTACAAAGAGCCATTTTGAAGCATGTTTAAAGCACAGCTACTGCCCCACTGGGCTCCATGtcctgcagccagaggagctgcCTGGCTTCAGGCAGAATCCTGGGAGTTGAGCTGCAGGAGTGTGTGTGCTGAGAGCTGCCAGGGCTGATGGGGCTGTGCAAAGGCAGCTCAGCCTGGCTCTGATGGGGCTGAGACACTGCCCTGGCCAGTGGGGTCAGGGACACGGGCAGGGCGAGGAAACTCTGCCCCCCATTCTGAGCAACAGCAGGAAACCAGAAAGCCAGATGTTGGATGCAAGATTCTTTTATTGAAAGGGTAGCAAAGAACACACTGGACAAAGACACAtgaggcagaggcaggcaggttatgtgcccaggctggcagagaGCTGATCCTTCAGGCTTGTGCCAGGCAGGGGCTCTTGCAGAGAGAAGCAAGTGCCCTGTGGGACCATGGGGGAGTCGGGAATGTGGGCACgggcaggagggggagaggagtCATGGGGAGAGGGAcgggagaggaggaaagaggggaggagagaggctgagagCCCCAAAGGGCTGTAGGGCTGCTGGGTGAGGCTTTAGCAGATTTTCCTGGAGTAGCGGGGCAGGAGCCAAGGGCTGCAGGCGGGAGCAGCGCAGGCTGTGGGAAAGGTGCAGAGGCCCCCCGAGGCCTGGGTGGCCCCTTGGCCGTAgaggccccccagccccagggagcccccAAAGGCGGGGGCTCCGGCGGAGCCCACCACGGCttgctgggggaaggagctgaggatggggcCGGGGAAGGTGACCACCACGGGGGGCGGCTGGATGAAGGCCGTGGAGTCGGGGCACTGGCGGGCGCACAGCTCGTTGCAGCTCTCGGCGAtgggctggggcacagccacGCTGGGCTTGGGCACAGCCACGCTGGCTTTGGGGGGGCACAGCTCGTAGCAGGACATCTTGGCCTGAGGGAGGTGAGgctgaaacagaaaaccacaaataaaagaTGTCATGAGCGAGCAGGAGACCCCCAGGCTGAGCAGTTCAATGATCCCTGGCTGCCCCAAAACAGAAGTGCTCAGAGCCACATGGACTTGAGCTCTCTGCCCATGACTTGTCCTTTGCCCCCCAGGCCCCGGAGTGCCCTGATACCcacacagagagaaacacaAGATCTCTCCCCAagccctgtgcccagcctggctgtgcctgtggcagCCAAGGGGCCCTTGGTGCCTGGTGCCAGTGCAGCTGATCCCTGCcagtccctgccaggctgctcccagcacagccgctgccctggcagctgtgGTGGCCAGGGAGGGCCGTGGGCAGGGCCGGCCCCAGGAGGCCCAGAGCCCGGGCACCCACCTGCCCTTGTGCTGAGCAGAGCGAGGCCGCAGCAGTGGATGCAGCCCTGGCCCAGGGCAGCGCTTTTATGGGGGGCCGGGCAGGCGGGGCGGGAGCTGCCCATGCTGGGGGCACGTGGCGCTGGGggcccagcccctgcctcctccctgcctgccacGGGGCTCTTTTGCTGACTGGCTCTCCTGGACAGCCCCAACCCGCTCTCTCAGCCCCTGCAATTACCCCCTCGCACGCTGCCAGCTCATGGGGCACATCAGTCCTGCTGGGTCCTCATTATCTCATCGGGGCCATCATCTGCACAGGGGAAGGTTACGAAACCCAAATCCAAGGCAGCTCCTCGGGGCCCTGCCTGCTCAGCACGAGGCATCACTggccagcccagcagagccgGGCTCCATCCACCTCCAGGCTCTGGCCatggagctctgcagggctgggggacagaaacccctcctgccctgcccagaggGGAATGGGGCAAGGAGCACAGAGCCCCAGTGCAGCCCCCGTCATTCTGGTGCCTGccagccctggcccagccccaccacaacccctcccagctcctcctggagcCCCATTGCTGAGGGAGATCCCGGGATCACACAACGTGCCAGGGGGGATTGGACCCTCAAGGGTCATCGAGTGaaactcctgtccctgcacaagAGTCATCCCATGTGCCCCAGAGTATTGTGCAAAGAGCTGTTGAACTGTGtgaggct
It contains:
- the LOC116799686 gene encoding LOW QUALITY PROTEIN: scale keratin-like (The sequence of the model RefSeq protein was modified relative to this genomic sequence to represent the inferred CDS: inserted 1 base in 1 codon) — its product is MMDTQGTSGGHWGVGGFAKPHLPRAKMSCYELCPPKASVAVPKPSVAVPQPIAESCNELCARQCPDSTAFIQPPPVVVTFPGPILSSFPQQAVVGSAGAPAFGGSLGXGGLYGQGATQASGGLCTFPTACAAPACSPWLLPRYSRKIWDTCGPC
- the LOC116799680 gene encoding scale keratin-like, coding for MLTQGGAGAAQPWCHQQQGVSPVHIGPAGAEPWWGCYKRPGRARLCQAPLATLSSGKRSSSASLAEMSCYELCPPKASVAVPKPSVAVPQPIAESCNELCARQCPDSTAFIQPPPVVVTFPGPILSSFPQQAVVGSAGAPAFGGSLGLGGLYGQGATQASGGLCTFPTACAAPACSPWLLPRYSRKIWDTCGPC
- the LOC116799678 gene encoding uncharacterized protein LOC116799678 isoform X1, giving the protein MPSSAQVFLIPASAAPSTPTPPWYSWSPTEGEIPADKGQGGRKGQQAGAAGCAGVAAGGMLTQGGAGAAQPWCHQQQGVSPVHIGPAGAEPWWGCYKRPGRARLCQAALATLSLGKRPHLPQAKMSCYELCPPKASVAVPKPSVAVPQPIAESCNELCARQCPDSTAFIQPPPVVVTFPGPILSSFPQQAVVGSAGAPAFGGSLGLGGLYGQGATQASGGLCTFPTACAAPACSPWLLPRYSRKIC
- the LOC116799678 gene encoding scale keratin-like isoform X2, producing the protein MSCYELCPPKASVAVPKPSVAVPQPIAESCNELCARQCPDSTAFIQPPPVVVTFPGPILSSFPQQAVVGSAGAPAFGGSLGLGGLYGQGATQASGGLCTFPTACAAPACSPWLLPRYSRKIC